One genomic region from Chrysemys picta bellii isolate R12L10 chromosome 18, ASM1138683v2, whole genome shotgun sequence encodes:
- the FBXW2 gene encoding F-box/WD repeat-containing protein 2 yields the protein MEKKDFEAWLDNISVTFLSLTDLQKNETLDHLISLSGAVQLRHLSNNLEILLKRDFLKLLPLELSFYLLKWLDPQTLLTCCLVSKQWNKVISACTEVWQTACKNLGWQIDDSVQDPLHWKKVYLKAILRMKQLKDHEAFETSSLIGHSARVYALYYKDGLLCTGSDDLSAKLWDVSTGQCIYGIQTHTCATVKFDEQKLVTGSFDNTVACWEWSSGAKIQHFRGHTGAVFSVDYNDELDVLVSGSADFTLKVWALSTGMCLNTLTGHTEWVTKVVLQKCKVKSLMHSPGDYILLSADKYEIKIWPIGREINCKCLKTLSVSEDRSISLQPRLHFDGKYIVCSSALGLYQWDFASYDILRVIKPPDFANLSLLGFGDIFALLFDNKYLYIMDLRTEKLISRWPLPEYRKSKRGSSFLAGEMSWLNGLDGQNDMGLVFATSMPDHSIHLVLWKEHG from the exons ATGGAGAAAAAGGACTTTGAAGCATGGCTTGATAACATTTCTGTTACATTTCTTTCTCTGACGGACTTGCAGAAAAATGAAACTCTGGATCACCTGATTAGCTTGAGTGGAGCAGTCCAGCTCAGGCACCTCTCCAATAACCTAGAGATTCTCCTTAAGCGGGACTTCCTCAAACTCCTTCCACTGGAACTcagtttttatttgttaaaatggcTTGATCCTCAGACCTTACTCACATGTTGCCTCGTGTCAAAGCAGTGGAATAAGGTTATAAGTGCCTGCACAGAGGTGTGGCAAACTGCTTGTAAGAACTTGGGTTGGCAGATAGATGATTCTGTTCAGGACCCTCTGCATTGGAAGAAGGTTTACTTGAAGGCTATTTTAAGAATGAAGCAACTGAAGGACCATGAAGCCTTTGAGACATCCTCATTAATTGGACACAGTGCCAGAGTATATGCACTTTACTATAAAGATGGACTTCTTTGTACAG GTTCAGATGACTTGTCTGCAAAGCTGTGGGATGTAAGCACAGGGCAGTGCATATATGGTATCCAGACACACACTTGTGCTACAGTGAAGTTTGATGAGCAAAAGCTTGTAACGGGATCCTTTGATAACACAGTAGCATGTTGGGAATGGAGCTCAGGGGCCAAGATCCAACATTTCAGAGGGCATACAGGTGCAG TTTTTAGTGTGGACTACAATGATGAACTTGATGTTCTGGTCAGCGGTTCTGCAGACTTCACTTTGAAAGTATGGGCCTTATCAACAGGAATGTGCCTGAATACACTTACTGGACACACTGAATGGGTCACTAAG GTGGTTTTGCAGAAGTGTAAAGTCAAATCTCTCATGCATAGTCCTGGGGATTATATTCTTTTAAGTGCAGATAAGTATGAAATCAAG atTTGGCCTATTGGAAGAGAAATAAACTGCAAATGCTTAAAAACCCTGTCCGTATCTGAAGATCGCAGCATCTCACTGCAGCCCAGACTGCACTTCGATGGTAAATACATAGTGTGCAGTTCAGCTCTAGGATTGTACCAGTGGGACTTTGCCAGCTATGATATTCTCAG GGTCATCAAACCTCCTGATTTTGCAAATTTGTCCTTGCTGGGCTTCGGAGATATATTTGCCCTATTATTTGATAACAAATATCTGTATATAATGGACTTGAGGACAGAAAAACTGATTAGCCGGTGGCCCCTGCCTGAATATAGAAAGTCAAAGAGAGGTTCGAGCTTTTTGGCTGGTGAAATGTCTTGGCTAAATGGACTAGATGGCCAAAATGACATGGGCCTGGTTTTTGCCACCAGTATGCCAGACCACAGTATTCATTTGGTATTGTGGAAAGAACATGGCTGA
- the SLC2A8 gene encoding LOW QUALITY PROTEIN: solute carrier family 2, facilitated glucose transporter member 8 (The sequence of the model RefSeq protein was modified relative to this genomic sequence to represent the inferred CDS: inserted 2 bases in 2 codons) has protein sequence MAAEESQPLLSSRKPSEQWLLPAESFPVLDVYLSKVQNRKLYLATFAAVLGPLSFGFVLGYSSPAIPDLKKISDPKLRLDTNEASWFGSVVTLGAAAGGILGGCMVDKVGRKLSLMLCSIPYVSGFTIIISAQNVWMLYIGRILTGLASGITSLVVPVYISEISHSKIRGTLGSCVQLMVVTGILGAYVAGMALRWRWLAVLCSFPPCIMLVFMSFMPETPRFLLNQKKRTEAMAALQFLRGSEVDHEWECRQIETSAEEQHRLSVAEFKNPSIYKPFLIGVALMFFQQVTGINAIMFYAETIFEEANFKDSRMASVVVGSIQVFFTAVAALIIDKTGRKVLLSISGVIMAISTAAFGLYCKVILPNPQNSSQPDLLTTLNSTSVGAENNLAWLAVVSLGLFITGFALGWXPIPWLVMSEIFPLKARGISSGACVLTNWLMXFLITKEFHDLTGFLTSYGTFWLFSVFCILNVIFTVLYVPETKGRTLEQIEAHFRRSPVT, from the exons ATGGCTGCTGAGGAATCCCAACCCCTGTTGAGCTCCAGGAAGCCCAGTGAGCAATGGTTGCTGCCTGCTGAGAGCTTCCCTGTGCTGGATGTCTACCTGAG CAAAGTCCAGAACAGAAAGCTATATCTGGCCACCTTTGCTGCTGTTTTGGGACCCCTCAGCTTTGGATTTGTCCTAGGTTACAGTTCACCAGCTATTCCAGATCTGAAGAAAATTAGTGACCCTAAATTAAGATTAGACACCAACGAAGCATCATGGTTTGGG TCTGTAGTAACattaggagctgctgctggaggaatACTGGGAGGCTGTATGGTGGATAAAGTTGGGAGGAAGTTGAGTTTGATGCTGTGCTCAATACCATATGTCTCTGGGTTTACAATTATCATATCCGCCCAGAATGTCTGGATGCTTTACATTGGACGAATATTGACTGGGTTAGCCAGTGGCATAACTTCACTTGTTGTTCCA GTGTATATTTCTGAAATATCCCACTCAAAAATTCGAGGAACACTTGGCTCATGTGTTCAGCTGATGGTGGTGACTGGTATACTGGGAGCTTACGTTGCAG GAATGGCACTCAGATGGCGCTGGCTGGCTGTGCTATGTTCTTTCCCACCCTGCATAATGCTCGTGTTCATGTCCTTCATGCCTGAAACACCTAGGTTCCTGCTGAACCAGAAAAAACGCACTGAAGCTATGGCTGCTTTACAGTTTCTACGGGGATCAGAGGTGGACCATGAATGGGAATGCAGGCAGATTGAAACTAGTGCGGAGGAGCAG CACAGACTAAGTGTTGCTGAATTTAAGAATCCATCTATCTACAAGCCATTTCTTATTGGTGTGGCACTGATGTTCTTCCAGCAAGTAACAGGGATTAATGCAATTATGTTTTATGCAGAAACTATCTTTGAAGAAGCTAATTTTAAG GACAGCAGAATGGCCTCTGTTGTTGTGGGTTCCATACAAgtgtttttcacagctgtggCTGCACTTATTATAGATAAAACTGGGCGAAAAGTACTGCTTTCTatttcag GGGTCATTATGGCTATCAGCACTGCAGCATTTGGGCTGTACTGTAAAGTGATCCTTCCAAACCCTCAGAATTCATCACAACCTGACTTATTGACTACACTAAATTCAACATCTGTAGGAGCAGAAAACAACCTAGCATGGTTGGCTGTAGTGAGCTTGGGGCTGTTCATCACTG GTTTTGCCCTTGGTT GTCCCATTCCTTGGCTGGTGATGTCTGAAATATTCCCACTTAAAGCTAGAGGGATTTCCAGCGGTGCCTGTGTCTTAACAAACTGGTTGA GCTTTTTAATAACCAAGGAATTTCATGATCTTACA ggcTTCCTGACTTCCTATGGCACTTTCTGGCTTTTCTCTGTCTTCTGTATTCTAAATGTAATTTTTACTGTCCTGTATGTGCCTGAAACAAAAGGAAGGACATTGGAACAAATAGAGGCTCACTTCCGAAGATCACCTGTGACCTGA